The DNA region TACTCTTTTTATTCTCAATAACATAGGAGTGGATGAGGTCCTTTTGATCAACTGCCTTGAGGGACATTGCCGCACATCCCGATAGCGTAAGCAACAGCACTAGTTTTTTCATAATTTTCTCCGTTCTATTTTGTGTAACGTCACTCTGACGTCGCCGCTAAAGATTTCCCTTAAGAGCACTTCGCTATCAATTTCATGCGGGTCGTTTTCGCCAAATGCTAATTTATGAAAAGACATCTCGAGAGCTGACGCAACTTTTCGAAGCTGCTGAAGTTTGGGCTCTCGTCCACCGATCCATGCGTGTACGGTA from Bdellovibrionales bacterium includes:
- a CDS encoding helix-turn-helix domain-containing protein yields the protein MSHLPKLLKSECLKRGITVTELAKKAGVPKATVHAWIGGREPKLQQLRKVASALEMSFHKLAFGENDPHEIDSEVLLREIFSGDVRVTLHKIERRKL